The following coding sequences are from one Collimonas arenae window:
- the rlmB gene encoding 23S rRNA (guanosine(2251)-2'-O)-methyltransferase RlmB: protein MKSKMIFGFHAVTARLRHEASSVEEIYVDASRVDRRMQDLLHAAKAVGVRVIPVDDQRLSNIVGTRRHQGVVAKAGELSLARNLDELLDAIVGPPLLLILDGITDPHNLGACLRVADGAGAHAVIAPKDRAVGLNATAAKVASGAAETVPYITVTNLARTLRELKEREIWLIGTDEDGEKGLYEADFSTPAAIVMGSEGEGMRRLTRETCDVLVNVPMFGSVESLNVSVASGVCLYEARRQRMVKGC, encoded by the coding sequence ATGAAAAGTAAAATGATTTTTGGCTTTCACGCCGTCACCGCGCGTTTGCGTCATGAAGCGTCGTCGGTGGAAGAGATATACGTGGATGCCAGCCGCGTCGATCGCCGCATGCAGGATTTGCTGCACGCTGCGAAAGCCGTCGGTGTACGCGTGATTCCCGTGGACGATCAGCGTTTGTCGAATATCGTCGGCACGCGTCGTCACCAGGGAGTTGTCGCCAAAGCTGGCGAATTGTCGCTGGCGCGTAATCTGGATGAGTTGCTGGATGCGATTGTTGGTCCGCCGTTGCTGTTGATCCTCGACGGCATCACCGATCCGCACAATCTGGGTGCCTGCCTGCGGGTTGCCGACGGCGCCGGCGCACATGCCGTGATCGCTCCGAAAGACCGTGCTGTGGGCCTCAACGCTACGGCCGCTAAGGTCGCCAGCGGTGCAGCTGAAACCGTACCGTACATTACCGTGACCAATCTGGCGCGTACCTTGCGTGAATTGAAAGAACGCGAAATCTGGTTGATTGGCACCGATGAAGATGGCGAAAAGGGTTTGTACGAGGCTGATTTCTCGACACCGGCTGCGATTGTCATGGGTTCAGAAGGCGAGGGCATGCGCCGCCTGACACGCGAAACCTGCGACGTGCTGGTGAACGTGCCGATGTTCGGTTCAGTTGAAAGCCTGAACGTATCTGTCGCCTCCGGCGTCTGCCTGTACGAAGCCCGTCGCCAACGTATGGTCAAGGGCTGTTGA
- the cysE gene encoding serine O-acetyltransferase has protein sequence MFSRIREDIANIMARDPAARTQWEVLTCYPGLHAIVLHRWAHHCWHNGFKWPGRFISHIARTLTGIEIHPGATIGRRVFIDHGFGVVIGETAEVGDDCTIYQGVTLGGTSLNKGAKRHPTLARGAIIGAGAKVLGGFTVGEGAKVGSNAVVVKEVPPGATAVGNPARIVLKDSNSSKDETAARMFAAYGVTPNGDDPLSKALHGLIDNAAAQEHQIDRIIALLKKSGIACESLPELEKFDPDQLNKLVE, from the coding sequence ATGTTCAGCCGCATTCGTGAAGACATTGCCAACATCATGGCGCGCGATCCAGCCGCCCGTACCCAGTGGGAAGTGCTGACCTGCTATCCGGGGCTGCATGCAATCGTCCTGCATCGTTGGGCGCATCATTGCTGGCACAATGGTTTCAAATGGCCAGGCCGTTTCATCTCGCATATCGCTCGCACATTGACTGGCATTGAAATCCATCCAGGCGCCACCATTGGTCGCCGCGTCTTCATCGACCACGGCTTTGGCGTGGTGATCGGCGAGACGGCGGAAGTCGGCGACGATTGCACCATTTATCAGGGAGTCACACTGGGCGGTACTTCGCTGAACAAGGGCGCCAAACGTCATCCGACATTGGCGCGCGGCGCCATTATCGGTGCTGGCGCCAAAGTGCTGGGCGGCTTTACCGTGGGCGAGGGGGCCAAGGTTGGTTCCAACGCCGTGGTCGTCAAGGAAGTGCCGCCGGGGGCAACCGCAGTCGGCAACCCGGCACGCATCGTCCTGAAGGATAGTAATAGCAGCAAGGATGAAACAGCAGCACGCATGTTTGCCGCTTACGGCGTCACGCCCAACGGTGATGACCCACTGTCGAAAGCGTTGCATGGCTTGATTGATAATGCGGCGGCGCAGGAGCACCAGATCGATCGCATCATCGCTTTGCTGAAGAAGTCCGGCATCGCGTGCGAAAGCTTGCCCGAACTGGAAAAATTTGATCCGGACCAACTCAATAAACTGGTTGAGTAG
- a CDS encoding YceH family protein has protein sequence MHQEISHILTGDDAVTDSYLDPFEIRVLAVLAEKEALTPDNYPLSLNTLVNGCNQLSSRDPVMSIAEPTVLDILQRLMQRKLVVEVNQAGARVPKYEHRMRVKWLLEQDKLAVLTTLMLRGIQTAGELRSRCGRLHEFASVAEVETALQFLIDKYPPLVARLAKSPGTKESRYAHLLAGEEVLEQQAIADTMSGSAAVVKAGNQDRIAQLEEEVAALRRQMDDLQLQFAEFKRQFD, from the coding sequence ATGCATCAGGAAATATCTCATATTCTGACGGGCGACGATGCCGTCACCGATTCGTATCTCGATCCCTTTGAAATTCGTGTCCTTGCCGTACTGGCTGAAAAAGAAGCGCTAACGCCGGATAATTATCCGCTGTCGCTGAACACCCTGGTCAACGGCTGCAACCAGCTGTCGAGTCGGGACCCGGTCATGTCGATTGCCGAGCCGACCGTGCTTGATATCCTGCAGCGTCTGATGCAGCGAAAACTCGTGGTTGAGGTCAACCAGGCCGGCGCCCGTGTGCCCAAGTATGAGCATCGGATGCGGGTCAAATGGTTGCTGGAACAGGACAAGTTGGCGGTATTGACCACACTGATGCTGCGTGGCATCCAGACTGCCGGCGAGCTGCGCAGCCGTTGCGGCCGATTGCATGAGTTTGCTTCGGTGGCCGAAGTGGAAACTGCACTGCAATTCCTGATCGATAAATATCCTCCGCTAGTGGCGCGCCTGGCGAAGTCGCCTGGTACCAAGGAGTCACGTTATGCACATTTGTTGGCTGGCGAAGAAGTGCTGGAGCAGCAGGCAATAGCCGACACGATGTCGGGCAGCGCAGCGGTGGTGAAGGCTGGCAACCAGGACCGAATCGCTCAGTTGGAAGAAGAGGTTGCGGCCTTGCGTCGACAGATGGACGACTTGCAGTTGCAGTTTGCGGAATTCAAGCGGCAATTCGACTAG
- a CDS encoding UDP-2,3-diacylglucosamine diphosphatase — protein MTATVPNTPVQPPAVALFISDLHLQAAHPRTTQAFLDFLQGQAKHAQQLYLLGDLFEYWAGDDDLETPYNREIAEAIRQVSDAGVQVFWIAGNRDFLVGDTFARAAGLTLLPDPSVIHVAGRSLAIAHGDAQCTDDLAYMQFREQVRQPQWQQQFLALPLAQRKAIIAGVRKESQEEQRHKSMEIMDVNAAAIDTLFDTTATSTLIHGHTHRPACHKSGAGDNARTRYVLPDWEYDVKAQRGGWIAIDADGVIRRFGFDGQELAD, from the coding sequence ATGACAGCCACAGTCCCGAACACGCCAGTGCAACCGCCCGCGGTTGCACTCTTTATCTCCGACCTGCACTTGCAGGCGGCGCATCCACGCACTACGCAAGCCTTCCTGGATTTCCTGCAGGGGCAAGCCAAGCATGCGCAGCAACTCTATTTGCTGGGTGACCTGTTCGAGTACTGGGCTGGCGACGACGATCTGGAGACGCCATACAATCGCGAGATTGCCGAAGCGATCCGACAGGTCAGCGATGCCGGCGTCCAGGTATTCTGGATTGCCGGTAATCGCGATTTCCTGGTTGGCGATACGTTTGCCCGGGCGGCAGGCCTGACCTTGCTGCCTGACCCATCCGTCATCCATGTCGCAGGACGAAGCCTGGCAATTGCCCATGGCGACGCCCAATGTACCGATGACCTGGCCTACATGCAGTTCCGGGAGCAAGTGCGGCAACCGCAATGGCAGCAGCAGTTCCTGGCCTTGCCGCTGGCGCAGCGCAAAGCGATCATCGCCGGCGTCCGCAAGGAAAGTCAGGAAGAACAGCGTCACAAATCGATGGAAATCATGGATGTCAATGCAGCCGCCATCGATACACTGTTCGACACCACTGCCACCAGCACCCTGATCCACGGCCATACGCATCGGCCGGCTTGCCACAAGAGCGGCGCAGGCGACAATGCCAGGACCCGTTATGTATTGCCGGATTGGGAATACGACGTCAAGGCGCAGCGCGGCGGCTGGATCGCCATTGATGCAGACGGCGTGATCCGCCGGTTTGGATTTGACGGCCAGGAATTGGCCGATTGA
- a CDS encoding peptidylprolyl isomerase translates to MAVILTTNHGKIKIELDAEKAPKTVENFLAYVNAGHYTGTIFHRVIPGFMVQGGGFEPGMKQKPTNDPVENEAKNGLKNEPYTLAMARTSAPHSASAQFFINVKNNSFLDYPGQDGWGYCVFGKVVEGQDIVDKIEGVKTTRTGMFADVPVDDVVIEKAEVVA, encoded by the coding sequence ATGGCTGTCATCCTCACCACAAACCACGGCAAGATCAAAATCGAACTGGACGCTGAAAAAGCGCCGAAGACCGTAGAAAATTTCCTGGCCTACGTCAATGCCGGCCATTACACCGGCACGATTTTTCACCGTGTGATTCCTGGCTTCATGGTCCAAGGCGGCGGCTTCGAGCCAGGCATGAAACAAAAGCCGACCAACGATCCGGTCGAAAATGAAGCCAAGAACGGCCTCAAGAATGAACCGTACACACTGGCGATGGCCCGCACCTCGGCGCCACATTCGGCATCTGCCCAGTTCTTCATCAACGTCAAGAACAACAGCTTCCTCGACTATCCAGGCCAGGACGGCTGGGGCTATTGCGTATTCGGCAAAGTGGTCGAAGGCCAAGACATCGTCGACAAGATCGAAGGCGTCAAAACGACTCGCACCGGCATGTTTGCCGATGTGCCGGTGGATGACGTCGTGATCGAAAAAGCGGAAGTCGTCGCTTAA
- a CDS encoding peptidylprolyl isomerase translates to MPASLRLSRRKFACTLVSMFAAATLAGSPTLASAADMPHVLLKTNMGDIVLELNPEKAPKTVKNFLGYVNSGHYNGTIFHRVIDGFMIQGGGMTKDMVEKPAPNKVENEAKNGLKNIAYSVAMARTADPQSAGAQFFINVNNNEFLNYPGRDGWGYAVFGRVIKGVDVVDKIKKVKTAFQDVPTTPVIIESATVTK, encoded by the coding sequence ATGCCAGCATCTCTTCGCCTGTCGCGCCGCAAGTTCGCTTGCACTCTTGTTTCGATGTTCGCCGCCGCAACCTTGGCTGGCAGCCCGACGTTGGCCAGCGCGGCCGACATGCCGCATGTTTTGTTGAAAACCAACATGGGTGACATTGTCCTCGAGCTGAATCCGGAAAAAGCGCCGAAGACTGTCAAGAATTTTCTCGGCTACGTCAACAGCGGGCATTATAACGGCACGATTTTTCATCGCGTGATTGATGGCTTCATGATTCAGGGCGGCGGCATGACCAAGGATATGGTCGAAAAACCGGCGCCGAACAAGGTTGAGAACGAAGCCAAGAACGGCTTGAAGAACATCGCTTACAGCGTCGCCATGGCACGCACCGCAGACCCGCAATCGGCTGGTGCGCAATTTTTCATCAATGTCAACAACAATGAATTCCTCAACTATCCTGGTCGCGACGGCTGGGGTTATGCGGTATTCGGCAGGGTAATCAAGGGCGTTGATGTCGTCGACAAGATCAAGAAAGTCAAGACCGCATTCCAGGACGTGCCGACCACGCCGGTCATCATCGAATCGGCTACAGTGACCAAATAA
- the cysS gene encoding cysteine--tRNA ligase — protein MSDLKIYNTLAREKQPFSPIEPGKVRMYVCGMTVYDYCHLGHGRVMVVFDMVQRWLRQSGFEVTYVRNITDIDDKIIKRAVENGETISQLTGRFIQAMDEDAAALGVQKPDHEPRATAFVPQMLALIKKLEANGLAYQAGDGDVNYSVRDFAGYGKLSGKSLDDLRAGERVDVNTGKRDPLDFVLWKAAKQSEPEEVKWASQWGQGRPGWHIECSAMAGELLGEQFDIHGGGQDLQFPHHENEIAQSEGAHGHQFVNYWMHNGFVRIDNEKMSKSLGNFFTIRDVLKKYDPEVVRFFILRAHYRSPLNYADTNLDDAKHALTRLYTALKEVSADDLPLDWQEVHAQRVAEAMNDDFNTPMAISALFDLANEVNKGKLPALARQLKGLAGALGLLQRVPEDFLKGRAMAGADIVVNGIAEAALSEQDILLKIQARQAAKVARDFTAADRIRNELSAAGILLEDRPGGQTEWRRA, from the coding sequence ATGAGCGACCTGAAAATATATAACACGCTGGCGCGTGAGAAGCAGCCGTTTTCTCCGATCGAACCGGGCAAGGTTCGCATGTACGTATGCGGCATGACTGTGTATGACTATTGCCATCTTGGTCACGGCCGCGTGATGGTCGTGTTCGATATGGTACAGCGCTGGCTGCGGCAGTCTGGTTTCGAGGTCACCTATGTCCGTAATATTACCGACATCGACGACAAGATCATCAAGCGGGCGGTGGAGAACGGCGAGACAATTTCGCAACTGACCGGGCGCTTCATCCAGGCAATGGACGAAGATGCTGCCGCGCTCGGAGTACAAAAGCCCGACCATGAGCCGCGTGCCACCGCGTTTGTGCCGCAGATGCTGGCCCTGATCAAGAAACTCGAAGCCAATGGCCTTGCATACCAGGCTGGCGACGGTGACGTCAATTATTCGGTGCGCGATTTTGCCGGTTACGGCAAATTGTCCGGCAAGTCGCTTGACGACTTGCGTGCCGGTGAGCGCGTCGATGTCAATACCGGCAAACGGGATCCGCTCGATTTTGTGTTGTGGAAAGCTGCCAAGCAAAGCGAGCCGGAAGAGGTTAAATGGGCTTCGCAATGGGGGCAGGGACGTCCCGGCTGGCACATTGAATGTTCAGCCATGGCCGGTGAGCTGTTGGGTGAGCAATTTGATATTCATGGTGGTGGCCAGGACCTGCAGTTTCCGCATCATGAAAACGAAATCGCGCAGTCTGAAGGCGCGCATGGGCATCAGTTCGTCAACTACTGGATGCACAACGGCTTTGTTCGCATCGACAATGAAAAGATGTCGAAGTCGCTCGGCAATTTTTTCACGATCCGCGATGTACTGAAAAAATACGATCCTGAAGTGGTGCGTTTCTTTATCCTGCGCGCGCATTATCGTAGCCCGTTGAATTACGCCGATACCAATCTTGATGACGCTAAACACGCCTTGACCCGCTTGTATACAGCGTTGAAGGAAGTGTCAGCCGATGACTTGCCGCTGGATTGGCAGGAGGTGCATGCGCAGCGCGTTGCCGAAGCGATGAATGACGATTTCAATACGCCCATGGCGATTTCGGCATTGTTCGATTTGGCCAATGAAGTCAACAAGGGCAAGTTGCCCGCATTGGCGCGCCAGCTCAAGGGATTAGCCGGGGCGCTTGGATTGTTGCAACGCGTTCCGGAAGATTTTCTAAAAGGCCGTGCGATGGCCGGTGCCGATATTGTTGTAAATGGCATTGCGGAAGCGGCGTTGTCGGAGCAAGATATCCTGCTCAAAATCCAAGCGCGCCAAGCGGCAAAAGTAGCCCGTGATTTCACCGCCGCCGACAGGATTCGCAACGAATTGTCAGCTGCTGGAATACTGCTTGAAGACCGGCCTGGTGGTCAAACCGAATGGCGAAGGGCATAA
- a CDS encoding DNA-3-methyladenine glycosylase family protein, giving the protein MLKTIAVDSKVFVPSYWEDAKVELMKRDRIMRKLIPQFGDLHLIGRGEAFTTLARSVVGQQISVKAAESVWQKFLLICPKSTPAQVLKAGPEQLAACGLSKRKAEYILDLADHFKTKRVHADQWVEMEDEEVIADLTQIRGIGRWTAEMFLIFNLLRPNILPLDDLGLLKGISVNYFSGEPVSRSDAREVSANWEPWRTVATWYLWRSLDPEPIEY; this is encoded by the coding sequence ATGCTAAAAACGATAGCTGTCGACTCCAAGGTTTTCGTGCCTTCGTATTGGGAGGACGCCAAGGTAGAGTTGATGAAGCGTGACCGTATCATGCGCAAGTTGATTCCCCAGTTTGGCGATCTGCACCTGATCGGTCGCGGTGAGGCGTTTACCACGCTGGCGCGCTCCGTGGTTGGCCAGCAGATTTCAGTCAAGGCGGCTGAATCTGTCTGGCAAAAATTTCTGTTAATCTGTCCAAAATCGACCCCTGCGCAAGTGCTGAAAGCGGGTCCGGAACAATTGGCGGCGTGTGGCTTGTCCAAGCGTAAGGCGGAATATATCCTGGATTTGGCAGACCATTTCAAGACAAAGCGTGTCCATGCCGATCAGTGGGTCGAGATGGAAGATGAAGAAGTTATTGCGGACCTGACCCAGATTCGCGGCATTGGGCGCTGGACAGCGGAGATGTTTTTGATATTTAATTTGCTCCGGCCCAATATTTTGCCTTTGGATGACCTTGGGTTGCTCAAAGGAATCAGTGTCAATTATTTTTCCGGTGAGCCTGTTTCGCGCAGCGATGCCCGCGAAGTCTCGGCCAACTGGGAGCCGTGGCGCACGGTGGCAACCTGGTATCTGTGGCGCAGCCTGGATCCTGAACCTATAGAATATTGA
- a CDS encoding acetyl-CoA carboxylase carboxyltransferase subunit alpha, which translates to MSKTTFLGFEQSIAELDAKIEELRFVQDDSAVDISEEIDRLSKKSQQLTKDIYAKLTPWQVSQISRHPQRPYTMDYVNEIFTDFHELHGDRTYADDQSIVGGLARFNGQACMVIGHQKGRDTKERALRNFGMPKPEGYRKALRLMKVAEKFGLPIFTFVDTPGAFPGIDAEERGQSEAIGHNLYAMAELKVPLIATIIGEGGSGGALAIAVGDAVLMLQYATYSVISPEGCASILWKTAERAADAADALGLTAHRLKAVGLIDKIVTEPLGGAHRDPKQMASLLKRALADTLRQFQGVKTKDLLAARHEKLMSYGKFKEVLAAE; encoded by the coding sequence ATGAGCAAAACAACATTTCTCGGATTCGAACAATCGATTGCCGAGCTGGATGCCAAAATCGAAGAACTACGTTTCGTTCAAGACGATTCAGCTGTCGATATTTCGGAAGAAATCGACCGCCTCTCGAAAAAGAGCCAGCAGCTGACCAAGGATATCTACGCAAAACTGACGCCTTGGCAAGTTTCCCAGATTTCCCGCCATCCGCAACGTCCATACACAATGGACTATGTGAATGAAATATTCACCGATTTCCATGAGCTGCACGGCGACCGCACTTATGCCGATGACCAGTCGATCGTCGGCGGCCTGGCGCGCTTCAATGGCCAGGCTTGCATGGTGATCGGCCATCAGAAGGGGCGCGACACCAAGGAGCGCGCGTTGCGCAATTTCGGCATGCCGAAGCCGGAAGGCTATCGCAAGGCGCTGCGCCTGATGAAGGTCGCAGAAAAATTCGGCTTACCGATTTTCACCTTTGTCGATACACCGGGCGCATTCCCTGGTATCGACGCTGAAGAGCGCGGTCAGTCGGAGGCGATTGGCCACAACCTGTACGCGATGGCTGAACTGAAAGTGCCGCTGATCGCCACCATCATCGGTGAAGGCGGTTCCGGCGGCGCGCTGGCGATTGCGGTCGGCGATGCTGTGCTGATGTTGCAATATGCGACCTATTCGGTAATTTCGCCGGAAGGCTGCGCTTCGATTTTGTGGAAGACCGCCGAACGCGCCGCTGATGCGGCTGATGCGCTGGGCCTGACCGCGCATCGCTTGAAAGCGGTTGGTCTGATCGACAAGATCGTCACTGAGCCGCTGGGTGGCGCACATCGTGATCCAAAGCAGATGGCTTCGTTGCTGAAGCGCGCTTTGGCCGATACACTGCGCCAGTTCCAGGGTGTCAAGACTAAGGACTTGCTGGCCGCACGCCACGAAAAATTGATGAGCTACGGCAAATTCAAGGAAGTGCTGGCGGCAGAGTAA
- the tilS gene encoding tRNA lysidine(34) synthetase TilS: protein MSKHIQATSIPEYFESTLTSIAAQAVPTLPRLAVAFSGGLDSTVLLHVATRYAATHGITLFAFHVHHGISSNADRWLAHCAEQCAALGVTFDSRQVALRDSDKTGVEEAARIGRYAALGDLCAEHQVPLLLTGHHLDDQAETILLQLLRGSGAAGLSGMDSWNMAPDLLGHAGLLMARPLLKVSRTALESYAVAEKLAYVEDESNHDPRYARNALRQQVMPVLAQYFPGFQERFSRSAGHMQSTQRLLVELAAQDMIVCADGNCIDLERLRQLSAERIDNLLRYWFGLHGLRMPSSAWLSEMRQQLLEAKADAQLCVTHPDCHIRRHRNRVFLTPRDDTDRSEIEPQVFRWSGEAEIRFAEFGGVMHFEPAEQGVDAAWLRQQPLQIQYRSGGERIKLAFNRPTKSLKYHYQAFDIPAWERECLPLVSSDKQILFAAGIGFDCHCLATGPGPRIGLRWQADPLPFGKDARR, encoded by the coding sequence GTGTCAAAACATATTCAGGCAACAAGTATCCCCGAGTACTTCGAAAGCACGCTGACAAGCATTGCAGCGCAGGCTGTCCCGACCTTGCCGCGCTTGGCGGTCGCCTTTAGCGGCGGGCTGGATTCCACCGTCCTGCTGCATGTGGCGACACGCTATGCCGCTACGCACGGCATCACATTGTTCGCCTTCCACGTACATCACGGCATCAGTTCTAATGCGGATCGCTGGCTGGCGCATTGCGCCGAGCAATGTGCGGCGCTGGGCGTTACTTTTGATAGTCGTCAAGTAGCACTGCGCGACAGCGACAAGACCGGCGTCGAAGAGGCTGCCCGTATCGGTCGCTATGCCGCGCTGGGTGATTTGTGCGCCGAGCACCAGGTTCCTTTGCTGTTGACTGGGCACCACCTGGACGATCAGGCCGAAACCATACTGCTGCAATTGTTGCGCGGCTCCGGCGCGGCAGGTTTGTCCGGGATGGATAGCTGGAATATGGCGCCGGACCTGCTCGGCCATGCTGGCTTGTTGATGGCGCGGCCGTTGCTGAAGGTATCGCGCACCGCGCTGGAAAGCTATGCCGTCGCGGAGAAGCTTGCCTACGTTGAGGATGAGTCGAATCATGATCCGCGCTATGCTCGCAACGCCTTGCGTCAGCAGGTGATGCCGGTGCTGGCGCAATATTTTCCCGGTTTCCAGGAGCGCTTTTCCCGCAGCGCCGGACACATGCAATCGACCCAGCGATTGCTGGTCGAACTGGCGGCGCAAGACATGATTGTTTGTGCCGATGGCAATTGCATCGACCTGGAACGCCTGCGCCAGTTGAGCGCGGAGCGCATCGATAATCTGTTGCGCTATTGGTTCGGGCTGCATGGCCTGCGTATGCCTTCCAGCGCCTGGCTAAGTGAAATGCGACAGCAGTTGCTGGAAGCGAAGGCAGACGCGCAATTGTGTGTGACGCATCCTGATTGCCATATTCGCCGTCACAGGAATCGTGTGTTCCTGACGCCGCGCGACGATACTGATCGTTCCGAGATCGAGCCGCAGGTTTTTCGTTGGAGCGGTGAAGCCGAAATACGGTTTGCCGAATTTGGCGGCGTCATGCATTTCGAGCCGGCAGAGCAGGGGGTCGATGCCGCCTGGTTGCGTCAACAGCCATTGCAAATTCAATATCGCTCGGGCGGCGAGCGCATCAAGCTGGCGTTCAACCGGCCGACAAAAAGCCTCAAATATCATTACCAGGCATTTGACATTCCTGCCTGGGAGCGCGAATGCCTGCCTTTAGTGAGCAGTGACAAGCAGATTCTGTTCGCCGCTGGCATCGGTTTCGATTGTCATTGCCTGGCTACCGGGCCAGGGCCGCGTATCGGCCTGCGTTGGCAAGCCGATCCGTTGCCATTCGGGAAAGATGCCCGGCGTTAA
- a CDS encoding aspartate kinase, translating into MALFVHKYGGTSMGSTERIKNVAKRVAKWHDAGHQIIVVPSAMSGETNRLLGLAKEISDQPDPRELDMLASTGEQASVALLAMALQAIGKQAVSYAGWQVPIKTDSAHTKARIRSIDDVKVRQDLDAGKVVIITGFQGVDDLGNITTLGRGGSDTSAVAVAAALQASECLIYTDVDGVYTTDPRVVSDARRLKTVTFEEMLEMASLGSKVLQIRSVEFAGNYKMPTRVLSSLTDPLIPLEEETVSGTLISFEEDTKMEQATITGIAFNRDETKITVLGVPDRPGIAYQILGAVADANIEVDMIIQNQSVDGKTDFTFTVPRGEYAKAMDVLNEKVKAHIGAASITGDAKVSKVSVVGVGMRSHVGIASQMFRTLSEEGINIQMISTSEIKISVLIDEKYMELAVRALHKAFGLETA; encoded by the coding sequence ATGGCTTTATTCGTACACAAATACGGCGGTACTTCGATGGGCTCGACCGAGCGCATCAAGAATGTCGCCAAGCGCGTCGCCAAATGGCATGACGCCGGCCACCAAATCATCGTGGTGCCCTCCGCGATGTCCGGTGAAACCAACCGCCTCCTGGGCCTAGCAAAGGAAATTAGCGACCAGCCCGATCCGCGCGAACTTGACATGCTGGCTTCCACCGGCGAACAGGCTTCGGTTGCGCTGCTGGCAATGGCATTGCAAGCGATCGGTAAGCAGGCGGTTTCCTATGCGGGCTGGCAAGTCCCGATCAAGACCGATTCGGCCCATACCAAGGCGCGGATTCGTTCGATTGACGACGTCAAGGTACGGCAAGATCTGGATGCGGGTAAAGTAGTCATTATTACCGGCTTCCAGGGCGTTGATGACCTCGGCAATATCACCACTCTGGGTCGCGGCGGTTCGGATACGTCGGCGGTAGCGGTTGCTGCCGCGCTGCAGGCTTCGGAATGCCTGATCTATACCGACGTCGACGGCGTCTACACGACGGATCCGCGCGTGGTGTCGGATGCACGCCGCCTGAAGACCGTGACCTTTGAAGAAATGCTGGAGATGGCATCGCTGGGCTCGAAAGTGCTGCAGATTCGCTCGGTCGAATTTGCAGGCAACTACAAGATGCCGACCCGCGTGCTGTCGTCGCTGACTGACCCTTTGATACCGCTGGAAGAAGAAACCGTTTCCGGCACCCTGATTTCGTTTGAGGAAGACACCAAGATGGAACAAGCCACCATTACCGGCATCGCATTCAATCGCGACGAGACCAAGATTACCGTACTCGGCGTACCGGATCGCCCAGGTATCGCGTACCAGATTCTTGGCGCTGTTGCCGACGCCAACATCGAAGTCGACATGATTATCCAGAACCAGTCGGTCGACGGTAAAACAGACTTCACCTTTACTGTGCCGCGTGGCGAATATGCCAAGGCAATGGATGTACTGAATGAAAAGGTCAAGGCACATATTGGCGCTGCCAGCATTACCGGCGACGCGAAGGTGTCGAAGGTTTCCGTAGTCGGCGTCGGCATGCGCAGCCATGTCGGTATCGCTTCGCAAATGTTCCGTACCTTGTCGGAAGAGGGCATCAATATCCAAATGATTTCGACCTCTGAAATCAAGATCTCGGTGCTGATCGACGAGAAGTATATGGAATTGGCCGTGCGTGCGTTGCACAAGGCTTTTGGTCTGGAAACTGCTTGA
- a CDS encoding GTP-binding protein has product MSGLRIVLLGPMGIGKTTAIRSLCGDVMVDCDVPNMDPSSSAKASTTVGADFGVIDLGNGEELHIYGSPGQDRFEFMRNWLISIAIGVIVLIDANQTDATDMAEQYVRTVRSFSETMPCMLLLARPASDETANRFSSILTDKLGVAVPVITADVREKLQMLDVLDIFSPLMATI; this is encoded by the coding sequence ATGAGCGGGCTTCGTATTGTATTGCTGGGGCCGATGGGGATCGGGAAAACGACAGCTATCCGGTCCTTGTGCGGGGATGTGATGGTCGATTGCGACGTTCCCAATATGGACCCGTCATCTTCTGCAAAGGCAAGCACAACGGTTGGCGCCGACTTCGGCGTGATAGACCTGGGTAATGGTGAAGAGCTACATATCTACGGGAGCCCAGGGCAGGATCGCTTCGAGTTCATGCGTAACTGGCTGATATCCATAGCCATTGGGGTCATCGTGCTGATTGACGCAAACCAGACGGATGCCACTGACATGGCTGAACAGTATGTGCGAACCGTTCGTTCTTTTTCCGAGACGATGCCATGCATGTTGCTGTTGGCGCGGCCGGCTAGTGACGAAACGGCTAATCGGTTTTCATCAATCTTGACGGATAAGCTGGGTGTTGCGGTGCCTGTCATTACCGCTGATGTGCGTGAAAAATTACAGATGCTTGATGTGCTGGATATATTTTCGCCATTGATGGCCACCATATGA